A stretch of the Perca fluviatilis chromosome 17, GENO_Pfluv_1.0, whole genome shotgun sequence genome encodes the following:
- the LOC120545883 gene encoding placenta-specific gene 8 protein-like, whose translation CLRSQSVVQEPLWSVSPSFNHLSIVLIMAVTNQPRSYAPSEFQTGLFDFSDDCGTCCYGLWCYVCLGCTIASEMNECCLCGLSSPIRSVYRTKYNIRGSLCNDFMTYLCCPVCATCQLKRDIDRRKEQGLF comes from the exons TGCCTCCGGTCTCAGTCTGTCGTCCAGGAGCCTCTCTGGTCAGTTTCACCGTCCTTCAACCATCTG AGTATTGTCCTGATCATGGCTGTGACCAACCAACCACGCAGCTACGCACCCTCGGAGTTCCAGACAGGCCTGTTCGATTTCAGCGATGACTGTGGAACTT GCTGTTATGGTCTGTGGTGCTACGTGTGCCTTGGCTGCACCATCGCCAGCGAGATGAACGAGTGCTGCCTGTGTGGTCTGAGCAGTCCGATCCGCAGCGTCTACAGGACCAAATACAACATCAGA GGGTCACTGTGTAATGACTTTATGACGTACTTGTGTTGTCCGGTGTGTGCCACCTGCCAACTGAAGAGAGATATCGACCGCAGGAAGGAGCAAGGCCTTTTCTGA